Genomic DNA from Chiloscyllium punctatum isolate Juve2018m chromosome 43, sChiPun1.3, whole genome shotgun sequence:
gtgccacagatagtgcaccttcagtcccgcagaaaatgcttcctcaatacctcagatagtgctctctgtcaatacctcagatgtgcGACCACAattccacagaaagtgctccctcagtaactcaaagtgctctctcagtacctcagaaactgcgccctcaatacctcacatattgcttcctcagtacctcaagaAGTGCTGCCTCACTACCTCAGactgtgctccctcaattcctcagatagtgctcccccaataccacaCAAAGAGCTCACTCAATACCACACAAAGACGTCCCTCAattactcagatagtgctccctcaatacctcagaacgtgctccctcaataccacagatagtgcaccctcaatacctcaagtgtcctcagtacctcagatattgcattCTCAATACCGCAGATCGgtctccttccatacctcagatagtgcttcctcgaacatcagatagtgctttctcaatacctcagaaagtgctctctcagtacctcagaaactgatccctcaatacctcagagtgacctctgtctgtacctcagaaggtgctccctcaatacctcagatggtgcatctttagtacctcagaaaatgctccctcaatacctcagaaagcgcttccACCTAACTCAGAAAGTgtttccttaatacctcagatagtgctccctcaatacctcagatattgctccctcaattcctcagaatgtgctgcctcagtacctcagaacgtcctccctcaatacctcatatagtgtgtcctcactacctcagatattccttcctcaataccgcaaatagatctccctccatacctcagatagtgcttcctcaatatctcagaacgtgctcccacaCTACATCAGTTCTAGCTCTGTCAGTACCACAGAAATtgctcccacaataactcagatagtgcttcctcattacctcaggtgtggtcacacaattcctcagaaagtgctccctcagtaactcaagAAGTGCtatctcagttcctcagaaactgcgccctcaatacctcacatattgcttcctcaatacctcagatagtgctccctgaatacctcagagagtgctccctcaataccacacaaAGTCGTCCCTCAGTTCCTCGCGTGGTGCTAcctccatacctcagagagtgctccctcaataccacagaaattgCTGTCTCAATaattcagaatgtgctgcctcagtacctcagaaagtgcacactcaatacctcagaaagtgctccctcatttcCTCAGACAAAGtgtcctcagtacctcagatattgcttcctcaataccgcagatagatctccctccatacctcagatagtgcttcctcagtccatcagatagtgcttcaaaatacctcagaaagtcctctctcagttcctcagaaagtgctccctcaatacctcagtgagctctgtctgtacctcggatgGTGCTACCACAATACTCAGAGAGTGCACCTTCactacctcagaaaatgctccctcagtaactcagaaagagctccctcaataccacaaaTGGTGCATCTTCAGTACCtgagaaaatgctccctcaataccacagatagtgcaccctcaatacttcagaaaaggctccctcactatctcagatAGATAAACCTCAATACCCCAGATATTGCTTCCGAAGTAACTGAGAAggtgctcgctcagtacctcagaaagtgctccctcaatacctcagataatgaggtattgagggagcacattctgaggtactgtgggagcactatttgaggtattgagggaggtattcagcgagcactttctgaggtattgagggagctccttctgaggtattgagggagaaccttctgaggtattgagagggcactttctgaggtactgagaaagcacaaTTAAAGGTATTGAGGAAAatctatctgagatactgaggaatcactatctgaggttctgaggcaGCACAAatttgacgtattgagggagcaattttttgagatattgagggagcactatctgaggtacttcggaagcactatctgaggtattgagggtgcactatctgaggatttgagggagccttttctgaggtattgagggtgcattttctgaggtgctgtgggagcacttttggaggtagtgagggagcacgttctgaggtattgagggagcactttgaggtactgagggagcattatctgaggtattgtgggagcactttctgcggtactgagagagcactttctgaggatctgaggaagcactttctgaggtattgagggagcactatctgaggtattgtgggagcattctctgaggtattgagggtgcattatctgaggtattgtgggagcactttcggaggtagtgagggagcacgttctgaggtactgattgggcactgaggtactgagggagcattttccgAGGTAGTGGGGAACGGGCTATCTCATGTACTgatggagaactttctgaggtattgatggagttctttctgaggtattgagggagcactatctgcggtattgagggagcaatatcagacgtactaagggagcactttctgaggttctgaggaagcatttttgaggtattgagggagaacgtTCTGGTGTATTGacggagcaatatctgaggtatttagggataACTTTCGGAAgtaatgagggagcaccttcGGAGGTACTGATGAAGcatttgctgaggtattgagggagaactttctgagatattgaggaaacattttctgagatactgagggagcactttctgaggtattcagggagctccttctgagctattgagggagcccttcctgaggtattgagggagcactttctcaggtactgagtgtgcactgagatattgagggaacactttctgaggtactgaggtattgagggaacacgagctgaggtattgagagagcacaatctgaggtactgagggagacttttctgaggtattgatgtagggggtagtgtaatttttaaacggttagctgccttttagtcttttctacctcatagtaaacacaagcagacactcaactgttgccggacctcccccacgtttatatgaatgaaacagttgtaacagctttcctcgatagttgagaggccgcccttaaccacagttgtacaacatcatccatataagggaagaatgggaagctcaaacactgattggccaagtgaatgataaaagaatcccaggcaccagaacccaaataaggaaaacagtggggaatccgagcactcgttggtcaaggcagcagtagtaaacccagcccacatatacatgtatataatgtgtggagattactatgcttgtgtgtgtgtacctttgggaacagcacccgactttgcaaagttgaatgaaaagttttggactgactcctccgtgtctttgttcctgggaagggaaatgaaaagtgccgtagatggggctggatagccacctatctcgcacaattgggggcttctccgggatgaaataattattgccggggggggcagtctcttcggctcacggatcaagcctgattacaacaaagacgcgtctagtatatatttatacttctcactgatcggcttggtccgttggccgtcggccaagagacgatgtgacccggctcatttaaaaataattttgaatcctggaaaaggaacacacggacgagtgctgggacgaccggttagtgactatacacgggggtacacacattttaaaaggccagacaactccgtgcacggatcaaggtaagaaattcttttgttcttccttgttggccgcgtggttttgacggtcatctgtgaaaacgctttgggcgtttaagaccaggactgaagataaaccacgggaaattgtggttttgacggtcatctgtgaaaacgctttgagcgtttaagaccaggactgaagataaaccacgggaaattgtggttttgacggtcatctgtgaaaacgctttgagcgtttaagaccaggactgaagataaaccacgggaaattgtggttttgacggtcatctgtgaaaacgctttgggcgtttaagaccaggaccgaagataaaccatgggaaatcagacttctagatttactaaggaaaagtcagggaagactgcaaatgggaaagaaataccccccgatagtccattaggtcggaagttaagtctatggacggacagtagtagaacgaaggacttagaaaaagagaccatgataaaatattgttgttttatatggaccaaagaacctatccgcgccccctcggtagtttggtccgagtatgggtctgatgaagactgggtgtgtcaaatcctaaatgtatatgttaacagaaaacaaccgtttgacccagaggagagcaaatatgccgccgcctggttggcgggcgacggcgagagtcccacgcgtctctatcctctgattccccaaacagacccgaggaagccccagaagtcttgggacatcctcaccgacggtttgccaccgtcttccccgcccccgtatataccacccgcgcacgaccaggcgtccagcgcggacctccctcctgcgacggataattccgagtcccagcaggctacgaccagtgaggaagggactgctggggggggtacaggagggggcacagaactcaccccaggcactaggaaatcagtccgactcgagatgcggagaggtcgagaagagggattgagagctgggaggagtgacaatattgaacagctgaaccccttacgagaggtgccgtttgggaacgaacggaccgggttcgtagtacaacctttaaattctggggatatccggcaactccgtaatgaacgaccccgtctactggacgaccccgtcagtgtgggaatacaactggaccaatttctggggcccagtatatacacatgggctgaactgcaggccatgatgagaatactatttaattacgatgaaattgttatgatccagaatagtgcaatggccatttgggatagggagcatcaggacggccctcagggtggagagcagaagtaccccttagaggacccccggtgggatcataacgacgcggggggacgggccaatatgacagacctcagaagccttataatcaggggaatccaaacctgcgtgcccaaacagcggaatttagcaaaagcatttgaagttggacagaaaaaggatgaatccccgagtgagtttttagaccgtttgcgggagtccatgcgaaagtattcaggtttagaccctgatggggaaataggcaagagcatgcttaaggtgcactttgtgactaagtcatggcctgacattcagaagaaattacagaaagtggaggattgggctgaaaaggatgttgcagaattattacgggaagcacagaaggtgtacgttcagagggatgtaataagggagaaacataagacaaaaatgatggtggcagccgtacgggaagcttgtaagtccaccggaatgggggagggaggttatggggtggaaagaggaacgtcgaagaaaagttggagagggagagaagcgagacggggcagaagtgagagaggaagaattagccgttaccatgtcataccttagtgagtcccgattgacagagatagaccctagggttttggtcgccaaagggaactgggggggactcgcaattcgacctgtggaggtaaaattaaagccccagagccccgacgtcagagtgcgccaataccccatctcttgggaagggaggcagggcctgaagacagttatggaagacctaataaaagatggattggtagagccctgtatgtcacgatacaattcccccatcctgccggtccggaagtcggatgggagctaccgaatggtccaagacctaagggaggtaaataaaattgtccaagtacggccccctgtggtaccgaacccatacactattctggggcgaatccccccggaccacggctggtttagtgttatagacttaaaggatgccttctgggcgtgtcccctggacaaggacagtagggatctttttgcttttgaatgggaggatcctgatactggcagaaaacaacagtacaggtggaccgtactcccccaaggattcactgagtccccgactctgttcgggcagattctggaacaattattggagggactaaccttgtccccggcccttaagcttatacaatacgtggacgatctccttttatccggaccggcggaggaggacgtcctacttgggactaatgccctgttaaattacctagctgagaaggggttaagagtgagtcagaagaagctccaatatgtcgagaaagaggttaagtacctgggacacttgataagccagggacagaaacgaataagtctggaaagagtgcgggcaataatcgaactaggcctcccaacgaccaagagggagttgcggaagttcttgggactcttaggctattgtcggttatggatagacgactatgccccccttactaaagacttgtacctaaaactcattgaggaggcacccaacagaataaaatgggaggaggaggagaaaaagttaattgaaatcctaaaaggaaaattgatggccgcatctgttttaagcttgccggattttagtaagacatttcgcctctttgtgaactcctgagagggaaccgctcttggagtgttgacccaggactgggggggtaaaaggaagcccgtggctttcctgtcaaaaattctggatccagtctcccgagggtggccggagtgtgtccaagcggtggcagccacggcaaagctggtagaggaaagcaggaagttgactttcggggcccccttgacagtcactactccccaccaggttcgaactatcctgaatcagaaggccgggaggtggctgactgactcgagaattctgaaatatgaagccatattgttagaccgagaagacctccgaatagaagtcgggggctgccagaagccggcggactttctttggaaaggggaaggggaggaggaactggaacactgctgttcagacataatagagtcccagagtaaagtgagggaagatctgagggatacccccttacatgcaggaaggcggtggtacattgatgggtcctctcgagtgatagatgggaagagacacaacggttatgcagtcattagtgagactggttgggaattagtggaaagtggacggctaccgaatgcctggtcggcacaaacgtgcgaattgtacgccttgcaccgggctctgaggaatttaaagggaatagccgggacaatctacactgactctaagtatgcctttggggtagtacacacctttgggaagatctggaaagaaaggggaatgataaatagtagaggaaaagagttggtccacgaggaactagtagccatgatcttggaggatttgttgctgccacaagagattgctgtagtacatgtgaaaggacaccagaaagacgataaaatagagaccctggggaatcaattggcagatgaacaggcaaaattggctgggatggggaaggaagtaataaactgcctggtaaggattccacagatatccgaaattaccgaagtgcccacgtttactgacaaagaagaaactcttctcgcgtctctgggggggtacaaaggatagggaaggcaagtggaccttacccgatagccgccagctactaaatcgaccgttgacgcgggacattattgcccgtttacaccaagggggtcactggggcgcccaggcactgtgtgatgccttcctgcgccgatatgctcaccctggtctgtacacggtagccaagcaggtcacaggagattgtataacatgtcgaaagattaacaaaagggggctgcggcagcatgcaagacaagggggtaggagtccggcctataggccgtttgagtatatccaggtagattacactgagctccccccataggtcgcctgaagtatctattagtagtggtagatcacctgacaggatgggtggaagctttccccactaccacggcaacggcaactcaggttagcaagattctactcgagcaaatcatcccacgatttgggctaccccgcgctattgactctgaccaggggagccacttcacctcgaccgtcctccagaatgtagtgcaagcaatggggattgattGGGATTTgcacacaccccctggcatccctcctcctcgggcaaggtcgaaagaatgaaccagaccatcaaaaagcagctaaccaaactcactagtgaaatcggcctgccttggaccaaatgcctaccccttgccctgttgcaaattcgcacccagccaaggcgggatttgggcgtctcccctttcgaaatgttacttggcctcccgttccatgggccgaagggggaacctcctgtatttgagtctcgggatatgtttgtgcaaaaatatgtggtggctctggggtctgctctatctcgtttacgccaacagggacttttggcacagacgccgcccctcgagtttgcggtgcacaccgtcaagccgggtcagtgggtcctgattaaaagctggaagcaacgtaccctcgaaccaacttgggacggtcccttcctggtacttttgacgaccgaaacggctgtccgtacggccgaaaagggctggacacattacactcgagtcaagggaccagtgccacaaccgacggaggacgaacgaacctctctgacaaaggcatctaaggaacagagaccctgagaacgaactaatcggactttggcgagtctaaaggaactgtgccctcgggctacgggtgtcgcgacaaaatgcagtcaatcgtattgttaacttgctatgccattgtccttgggctgggtcatagtgtgcgtgttacccaatttggcctccggatgaaacaaatagaggaccgtcagtggttcaccatctccgtgcttgccaaccaatcaacacagacacttagcttagacctatgtgagttggtgccctataggactaaaagtcaactgaatcaaactaagcagaatctagagagagaaaggggattccagggtcagacgttagtattacaattgtatggtagggaaggcctaagtaggcttccagcccccggggtccaggctatggtgtcagttgtccgtgatcccatcacccctggacgagattgtgggcataatcggtgcaatccgctttatctgaccataaagaacttgcaAAAGAACGgggcgagacttaatagaacgatactgggtattagagttgggggccaggcaggatggggggggaatgcagctgtgctgcacgtatatcacggtcattgaaactgagtctgggggctcatccaccactgatcagcaggaaaagattagaataattgagacaacggatttggaaaagacctttgaaatagaaacgggatacggggaggcgaatgcctggatggaatgggtcaaatatactgtgaggagcatgaaaaagagtgattgctacgcatgcacgagtgcccgccctaaccctcaggtggtcccattcccgctgggatgggagaaacacccacgagccatggactgcatgataaggctgtaccaggaccgagaggcctggaacgaccccacttgtcgacccttgagtttgaagtttccccccgtcaggtctgagggggcgccccgcccgccatcattctcaggggtaacgggtacgcaccaggcctgcgtctctcggacgggactacagtgggacaacgatgtggggacatttgacaagtgcagcggatcaatccggctggtcaatgaaactaccgggggcgggaattactcccacattcatgtacctagggcagacctctggtggtactgtggtgggagggttctgcaaCCGACCCTGCCCcgaaaatggacgggcacttgtgcgatcgttcaattggccatcccattcaccctggcattcgaaaaacaagagcaaccccgttctagtggaagaactgagagagctttggagacctctttcgatgataacatatatttagatgccataggggtccccaggggtgttcctgacgaatacaaggcgaggaaccagatagcggcgggttttgagtcgtcactgttctggtgggtgaccatcaataagattttggattggattaattatatttactacaatcagcagaggttcattaattatacccgggatgcagtgaaaggaatagcagaacaactggacgccactagtaggatggcgtgggaaaataggttggccttagacatgatgttggcagagaaggggggtgtttgtgtcatgataggcactcagtgctgcactttcatccccgacaacacagcccctgatgggtccatcacccgcgccctggatggactcaccgcattggcggacgaactggccgaaaactcgggcatcgactctggcctcacggactggttggaagcttggttcggtaaatggacgggggtggtcgttccctttcttgtctcatgtatagtggtggcaggggtactcactgcccttgggtgttgcgttattccctgtgtccggggattaactcaacgactgatcgaaaccgcccttactaagaaggatgttccctatgggcaggttgaacgaataaatctcgagatggaacaacgtgaatccagCTTGgccgggggtagtattagagaagggcagcttgatgaacaagctcgggagttattaaatgccctggagaagaaacttacggttgaaaaattacaggccgtaagaaaagacacgggggatttgtagggggtagtgtaatttttaaacggttagctgccttttagtcttttctacctcatagtaaacacaagcagacactcaactgttgccggacctcccccacgtttatatgaatgaaacagttgtaacagctttcctcgatagttgagaggccgcccttaaccacagttgtacaacatcatccatataagggaagaatgggaagctcaaacactgattggccaagtgaatgataaaagaatcccaggcaccagaacccaaataaggaaaacagtggggaatccgagcactcgttggtcaaggcagcagtagtaaacccagcccacatatacatgtatataatgtgtggagattactatgcttgtgtgtgtgtacctttgggaacagcacccgactttgcaaagttgaatgaaaagttttggactgactcctccgtgtctttgttcctgggaagggaaatgaaaagtgccgtagatggggctggatagccacctaTCTCGcacattgagggtgcactttctgatatactgaggaagcactttgagGAATTGAGGCAGCAcaaatttgaggtattgagggagcacgttatgtgatattgagggagcactatctgaggtattaatggagcaatttctgaggtactgtggaagcactttctaaggtattgagggtgcactatctgaggtattgtgggagaactttctgaggtattgagtgtgcactatctgagatattgagggaacactttctgaggcactgagggtgcactgaggtattgagggagcactttctgatgtacaaaggaagcactatctgaggtactgagggagcacaattagaggtgttgaggaagatctatctgaggtactgaggaaacactatatgaggtattgagggtgcactttctgaggtactgatcgagcactttctgaggtactgaggcagcacaaatttgaggtattgagggagcacattctgagatattgagggagcactatctgaggtattgatggagcactttctgaggttcagtgggagcactttatgaggtagttcggaagcactatctgaggtattgtgggagcattctctgaggtattgagggtgcattatctgaggtattatgggagcactttcggaggtagtgagggagcacgttctgagataCTGATTGGGcactgtggtactgagggagcattttccgAGGTAGTGGGGAACGGATTATCTCATGTACttagggagaactttctgaggtattgatggagttctttctgaggtattgagggagcactatctgcggtattgagggagcaatatcagACGCactaagggtgcactttctgaggttctgaggaagcatttttgaggtattgagggagaacgtTCTGGTGTATtaagggagcaatatctgaggtattgagggataacTTTCGGAAgtaatgagggagcaccttcGGAGGTACTGATGAAGcatttgctgaggtattgagggagaactttctgagatattgaggaaacattttctgaggtactgagggtgcacgatctgagatactgagggagcccttcctgaggtattgagggagcattttctcaggtactgagtgtgcactgagatattgagggaacactttctgaggtactgaggtattgagggaacacgagctgaggtattgagagagcactatctgaggtactgagggagacttttctgaggtaatgagggtgcactttctgatgtactgaggaagcactttgaggtattgaggcagcacaaaTTTGATGCATTGAGGGATCACGTTAtgagatattgagagagcactatctgaggtattaatggagcactttctgaggtactgtggaagcacattctaaggtattgagggagcacattctgagatattgagggagcactatctgaggtattgatggagcactttctgaggttctgtgggagcactttatgaggtacttcggaagcactatctgaggtattgtgggtgcattatctgaggatttgagggagccttttctgagggattgagggtgcattatctgagggactgtgggagcacttttggaggtagtgagggagcacattctaATGTACTGATTGGgcactgaggtactgagggagcattttccgAAGTAGTGTGGAACGggctatctgatgtactgagggagaactttctgaggtattgagggagcactatctgaggtattgagggagcaatttcagagatactaagggagcactttctgaggttctgaggaagcatttttgaggtattgagggtgcacttactgatttactgagtgagcactttctgaggtactgaggcagcacaaatttgaagtattgagggagcactttctgaggtactgcggaagcactttctaaggtattgcggagcactatctgaaatattgagcaagcactatatgaggtattgatggagcactttctgaggttctgtgggagcactttatgaggtacttcggaagcactatctgaggtattgagggtgcactatctgaggatttGAGGGAGCCTTTTTTGAGGTAAtgtgggagcactttcagaggtagtgagggagcacattctgaggtactgagggtgcactgaggtactgagggagcactttgaggtattgtggacagacgatctaaggtac
This window encodes:
- the LOC140466561 gene encoding syncytin-2-like, translated to MQLCCTYITVIETESGGSSTTDQQEKIRIIETTDLEKTFEIETGYGEANAWMEWVKYTVRSMKKSDCYACTSARPNPQVVPFPLGWEKHPRAMDCMIRLYQDREAWNDPTCRPLSLKFPPVRSEGAPRPPSFSGVTGTHQACVSRTGLQWDNDVGTFDKCSGSIRLVNETTGGGNYSHIHVPRADLWWYCGGRVLQPTLPRKWTGTCAIVQLAIPFTLAFEKQEQPRSSGRTERALETSFDDNIYLDAIGVPRGVPDEYKARNQIAAGFESSLFWWVTINKILDWINYIYYNQQRFINYTRDAVKGIAEQLDATSRMAWENRLALDMMLAEKGGVCVMIGTQCCTFIPDNTAPDGSITRALDGLTALADELAENSGIDSGLTDWLEAWFGKWTGVVVPFLVSCIVVAGVLTALGCCVIPCVRGLTQRLIETALTKKDVPYGQVERINLEMEQRESSLAGGSIREGQLDEQARELLNALEKKLTVEKLQAVRKDTGDL